A region of Leishmania infantum JPCM5 genome chromosome 31 DNA encodes the following proteins:
- a CDS encoding lipase precursor-like protein, whose amino-acid sequence MRRVQSWTCSSACGSVAAFELTAVMNHIITGAGGFVGVDHATQQIVVAFRGTGNIQSILAGINVLLAKYDKSSSCGSRCEVHNGFYASYMSLRQQTRDAVLKLIRKGPTYEILATGHSLGGAMALLAAADLQERLNNLESSSDLKPVPVYTFGAPRVGNAAFAEWVDSLLAKGAKYRITHAGDPVVLVPARTWGYVHSTSEVFYKTRSNHSCDVQRLARSGGLKVHPRNVLSWA is encoded by the coding sequence ATGCGTCGCGTTCAGTCATGGACGTGCAGCTCTGCGTGCGGCAGTGTGGCAGCCTTTGAGCTGACGGCTGTAATGAACCACATCATCacaggcgccggcggctttGTCGGCGTGGACCACGCGACGCAGCAGATTGTGGTCGCCTtccgcggcaccggcaaCATTCAGAGTATCTTGGCTGGCATCAAtgtgctgctggcgaagTACGACAAGAGCTCCAGCTGCGGCTCACGGTGCGAGGTGCACAATGGCTTCTACGCCTCCTATATGTCTCTTCGTCAACAGACACGAGACGCTGTGCTGAAGCTGATTCGCAAGGGCCCCACCTACGAGATCCTCGCCACTGGGCACTCGCTCGGTGGGGCCATGGCGTTactggctgctgctgacctGCAAGAGCGGCTCAACAATCTTGAAAGCTCCTCTGACTTGAAGCCGGTGCCCGTGTACACCTTTGGCGCACCACGAGTGGGCAACGCTGCCTTTGCAGAGTGGGTAGACTCCTTGCTGGCGAAGGGAGCCAAGTATCGCATCACCCATGCGGGCGATCCGGTGGTGCTCGTTCCTGCGCGCACGTGGGGCTACGTGCACAGCACCTCGGAAGTGTTCTACAAGACGCGCTCGAATCACAGTTGTGATGTGCAACGACTTGCCAGGTCAGGAGGACTCAAGGTGCACCCTCGCAATGTTCTTTCGTGGGCTTGA
- a CDS encoding putative c2 domain protein yields the protein MGRLEIRVCGARNVANVQKVGKPDPYVKVKLGSNKKSQIKYKTHVAENCLNPVWNELFKFQVADYDSMQVVFELWNDNVIVDDLLGSYSLSLNGLTRGVVVDTWVLLEGTKGSPSELHLRVLAVDFGRDPGPGDRLTLSLEGDTMVPSTGQTYRPPKNYVPPAQGIVLQSYPPAPLGPPPPVVYSASAAPMPQVQYGYMAPPQPQGYAYGAPPPPPQQPPSQGYGYGAAPAPQNYSYGAPPPPQPMYGAPQPPQSLPYAAGPPPPQMYGPPPPQRRPVQMAYGIPPDM from the coding sequence ATGGGCCGCCTTGAGATCCGTGTCTGCGGCGCCCGCAATGTGGCGAACGTGCAGAAGGTGGGTAAACCCGACCCGTACGTGAAGGTCAAGCTGGGTAGCAATAAGAAGTCGCAGATTAAATACAAGACCCACGTAGCCGAGAACTGCCTTAACCCCGTCTGGAATGAGCTCTTCAAGTTTCAGGTCGCTGACTACGACTCGATGCAGGTGGTTTTCGAGCTGTGGAACGACAACGTCATCGTAGACGACCTCCTCGGAAGCTACAGCCTCTCCCTCAACGGCCTAacccgcggcgtcgtcgtcgataCCTGGGTGCTTCTCGAGGGAACGAAGGGCTCCCCCTCGGAGCTGCACTTGCGCGTCCTCGCTGTCGACTTTGGCCGCGATCCGGGGCCTGGCGACCGGCTCACCTTATCGCTCGAGGGGGACACCATGGTGCCGTCTACGGGCCAGACATACCGTCCACCGAAGAACTAcgtgccgccagcgcaagGGATTGTACTGCAGTCGTACCCCCCTGCTCCGCTCGGGCCCCCGCCGCCGGTAGTCTACAGCGCCTCGGCTGCGCCGATGCCGCAAGTACAGTATGGCTACATGGCTCCACCACAACCGCAGGGGTACGCATACGGtgctcctcccccaccgccacagcagccacctTCACAGGGGTACGGCTACGGCGCTGCTCCGGCGCCGCAAAACTACAGCTATGGcgcgcccccgcccccgcagCCTATGTATGGCgccccgcagccgccacagtCTCTACCGTACGCTGCCGGTCCTCCGCCACCCCAGATGTacggccctcctcctccgcagcggcggccggtGCAGATGGCCTACGGTATCCCGCCCGACATGTAA
- a CDS encoding lipase has product MPHSSCSRIVVVAALLLLCGSARAVVLSREYSQTDARRSLQYANVTYADIDAIESWKCGGSCNANPSFKVTSIVKGDDAHSLLAYVGVDDGSAQVVVALRGSATQQEKLMRRPAEPVLYDITSGCGLECRVHTGFQRSYLAVRRTVRAAVVRDLTMHPGYNVLVTGHSVGAAVALLAAVDVQAHVNRMFFVSRPIVSLYTFGMPRVGNRAFAVWAAGMLSRGSHFRITSRHDPVPRMPSSGSADFQHVPYEVYCAAAAGTNCRVCEDSADGDDPTCIVQASKVDMRDHFFYFGERISGGAAGDAMLYL; this is encoded by the coding sequence ATGCCGCACTCATCTTGCAgccgcatcgtcgtcgtggcGGCTCTGCTTCTCCTGTGCGGGAGCGCACGAGCCGTAGTCCTGTCGCGAGAGTACTCGCAAACCGACGCGAGACGGTCCCTGCAGTACGCAAACGTGACGTACGCTGACATCGATGCCATAGAGAGTTGGAAGTGCGGAGGCAGCTGCAACGCAAACCCGTCGTTCAAGGTGACATCGATTGTGaagggcgacgacgcgcacaGTCTGCTTGCCTACGTGGGtgtcgacgacggcagcgcgcaagTGGTCGTGGCGCTTCGTGGCTCTGCGACGCAGCAGGAAAAGCTTATGCGCCGGCCCGCGGAGCCCGTCCTGTACGACATCACATCCGGCTGCGGCCTTGAGTGTCGGGTGCACACCGGCTTCCAAAGAAGCTACTTGGCCGTCCGCCGCACCGtccgcgctgctgtcgtgcgTGACTTGACGATGCATCCCGGTTACAATGTTCTGGTGACGGGCCACTCCGTtggcgcggcagtggcgctgctggcggcggtagACGTGCAGGCGCATGTGAATCGCATGTTCTTTGTGTCACGGCCGATTGTGTCGCTCTACACGTTTGGCATGCCTCGCGTGGGCAACCGAGCATTTGCGGTGTGGGCAGCTGGCATGCTCTCGCGGGGTTCCCATTTCCGCATCACAAGTCGACATGATCCCGTGCCCCGGATGCCCTCCAGCGGCAGTGCGGACTTTCAGCACGTCCCCTATGAGGTTtactgcgccgctgctgcgggcaCAAACTGCCGCGTGTGCGAGGACAgcgccgatggcgacgacCCGACATGCATCGTGCAAGCATCCAAGGTGGATATGCGGGACCACTTCTTCTACTTTGGGGAGCGTATCTcaggtggcgccgctggggATGCCATGCTGTACCTGTAA
- a CDS encoding putative c2 domain protein has translation MGRLEVCICGARNIGDTRKAGAPDPYVKVVMGDRKKTQSKYKTKVASSSLHPVWNEVVKFQVADYDSEQIVFELWNNNVIVDDLMGAYALSLNGLTRGVVSDLWVILKGTGLSSAELHLQALAVDFGVDPQPSSMVVRSIEEYNAAAATKHAMNTTELKQVACADDLDCVQKPSSSEPAIGIPLQAQVALPPKPQSQPFYTQQPTYAQQAQPPPHPIYYQQAPLQGSYYGAPPQPPQCMYGPSPI, from the coding sequence ATGGGTCGCCTGGAGGTGTGCATCTGCGGTGCTCGCAACATCGGCGACACCCGAAAGGCTGGTGCTCCCGACCCGTATGTGAAGGTCGTGATGGGCGACAGGAAAAAGACGCAGAGCAAGTACAAGACTAAGGTGGCCAGTAGCAGTCTCCACCCCGTCTGGAATGAGGTGGTCAAGTTCCAGGTCGCCGACTACGACTCCGAACAGATCGTTTTCGAGCTGTGGAACAACAACGTCATTGTAGACGACCTGATGGGCGCCTATGCGCTCTCTTTGAACGGCTTGACGCGTGGCGTTGTGAGCGACTTATGGGTCATCCTCAAGGGCACGGGGCTCTCTTCGGCAGAGCTTCATCTGCAAGCACTGGCGGTAGACTTTGGCGTTGATCCTCAGCCCAGCAGCATGGTGGTGCGCTCCATTGAGGAATacaacgccgctgcggccacaAAGCATGCAATGAACACTACCGAGTTGAAGCAGGTGGCATGTGCGGATGACTTGGACTGCGTCCAGAAGCCATCATCCAGCGAGCCGGCGATCGGCATcccgctgcaggcgcaggtGGCACTTCCGCCGAAGCCTCAATCGCAGCCGTTCTATACCCAGCAGCCAACCTatgcgcagcaggcgcagcctccaccccaccccatcTACTATCAGCAAGCGCCACTGCAAGGCAGCTACTACGGGGCGCCTCCACAGCCGCCCCAGTGCATGTACGGCCCATCGCCGATTTGA